In a single window of the Silurus meridionalis isolate SWU-2019-XX chromosome 8, ASM1480568v1, whole genome shotgun sequence genome:
- the LOC124390502 gene encoding LOW QUALITY PROTEIN: zinc transporter 2-like (The sequence of the model RefSeq protein was modified relative to this genomic sequence to represent the inferred CDS: inserted 1 base in 1 codon) has product MVNVVKAQLARQENTQYSLLLGTSDELMDDYLSTEFEDEHLIPLHCQSSRATCSQNHGKLVAQKKLLFTCIICLVFLIGELLGGYVAHSLAIMTDAAHLLTDFGSILLSLFSLWMSKKPASKSLTYGWHRSEILGGLFSVLSIWVVTAVLLFIAIQRIINNDYEIHSSAMLITSVCAVLVNILMALILHQSPVSHGHSHDHNNTSVRAAFIHVLGDLLQSLGVLLAAMIIYFRPEWKIADPICTFLFSILVVATTTTILKDIXRVLMEGTPPGIDYDSVKDTLLSVKGVKATHSLHIWALTMTQHQMSVHALIDEQTNTHTALLDMIKLLQTEFSFHNITIQIEEYTDEMASCNECHDSMD; this is encoded by the exons ATGGTAAATGTAGTAAAGGCTCAACTCGCAAGGCAGGAAAATACTCAGTATTCCCTTCTGCTGGG TACCTCTGATGAGTTGATGGATGACTATCTAAGCACTGAATTTGAGGATGAACATTTGATACCTTTACACTGTCAAAGCAGCCGAGCAACATGCAGTCAAAACCATGGGAAATTAGTAGCCCAGAAGAAGCTTCTATTTACATGCATTATTTGTTTAGTCTTCTTGATCGGAGAACTCCTAG GTGGCTATGTTGCTCATAGTCTTGCTATAATGACCGATGCAGCCCATCTTCTCACTGACTTTGGCAGCATTCTGCTAAGCCTTTTCTCTCTGTGGATGTCAAAAAAACCTGCTTCCAAAAGCCTGACTTATGGTTGGCACCGCTCAG AGATTTTGGGAGGGCTTTTCTCAGTCCTGTCTATTTGGGTAGTGACTGCTGTATTGCTGTTTATTGCCATCCAGAGGATCATAAATAATGACTATGAAATACATAGCAGTGCCATGCTTATCACCTCAGTCTGTGCTGTCTTGGTAAATATCTT AATGGCATTAATTTTACACCAGTCCCCAGTGTCTCATGGGCACAGCCATGATCACAATAACACCAGTGTAAGAGCAGCTTTCATTCATGTTCTGGGAGACTTGCTGCAGAGTCTGGGTGTTCTGCTAGCTGCCATGATCATCTACTTTCGG CCTGAATGGAAAATAGCAGATcctatttgtacatttttgttttccatACTTGTTGTTGCAACAACGACGACAATTTTGAAAGACA TTAGAGTGTTAATGGAGG GAACACCACCAGGCATAGATTATGATTCTGTGAAAGACACCCTGCTATCGGTCAAAGGAGTCAAAGCTACACACAGTCTTCACATTTGGGCGCTGACCATGACTCAGCATCAGATGTCTGTTCATGCTCTCATTG ATGAACAAACCAATACACATACAGCACTTCTGGATATGATAAAGCTGCTCCAGACTGAATTCAGTTTCCACAACATCACAATTCAGATAGAAGAATATACTGATGAAATGGCTTCCTGCAACGAGTGCCACGACTCAATGGACTGA